A part of Nitrospira sp. genomic DNA contains:
- a CDS encoding right-handed parallel beta-helix repeat-containing protein: MIRLKRATSVCILASVLVQAVAAHAVTYYVATTGSDSNPGTEKKPWQTVAYAVAAMVAGDTTYVRAGTYHEGIIRFSKSGTKAAPIKLVNYSGESPVIDCIDKNAFHRILIQNSAGPKFAIGWITVEGFEIRNCYEGIKVNGVNDLTIRRNWIHDNKFQGILGNGTRILIDRNIINHNGQFDECLTNPPACNLDHGIYLAGTAVTVTNNLIYDNLTSGIQTTGSLRYDSAKYPGPEYVDAHDWVIANNTIAYQAYGPAIVLWGSTILNTQIKNNIFYENRVNGRSAQSNGIAFTSMTGTGITIKSNLSYASGSGGAIFLGPGATEGVHYTQSDNIVNVSTPAFVNAPATLPASPNFALTERSPAIDAGGSLAMTSIAVNGIQRPQGATYDIGAYEYDPAGDGRPPRAPTTLRAN, encoded by the coding sequence ATGATTCGACTCAAGCGAGCAACCAGTGTTTGTATTCTGGCCAGTGTCCTCGTGCAAGCCGTGGCGGCCCACGCGGTAACGTACTATGTTGCCACGACCGGGAGCGATAGCAATCCTGGCACAGAAAAAAAACCGTGGCAAACGGTGGCCTATGCTGTGGCTGCCATGGTCGCAGGGGATACAACCTATGTCCGGGCTGGGACATATCATGAAGGGATAATCCGATTTTCGAAGTCAGGGACGAAGGCGGCTCCTATCAAGCTTGTTAACTATTCAGGAGAATCTCCTGTTATTGACTGTATTGACAAGAACGCGTTTCATCGCATTCTCATCCAAAATTCAGCTGGACCCAAATTCGCCATTGGATGGATCACGGTTGAAGGATTTGAGATACGAAACTGTTATGAGGGCATTAAAGTCAACGGTGTAAATGATCTGACGATTCGACGAAACTGGATTCACGACAATAAATTTCAAGGGATTCTCGGGAATGGCACCAGGATTCTGATTGATCGAAATATTATCAATCACAACGGTCAATTCGATGAGTGTTTAACGAATCCGCCAGCATGCAACTTGGATCATGGCATATACCTGGCCGGTACAGCGGTCACAGTTACGAACAATCTCATTTACGACAATCTCACGTCAGGTATTCAAACAACTGGGTCGCTCAGGTACGACTCTGCAAAGTATCCGGGACCAGAGTATGTCGACGCCCACGATTGGGTCATCGCTAACAATACCATTGCGTACCAAGCTTATGGTCCCGCGATTGTGCTCTGGGGTTCTACGATTCTGAACACACAAATCAAGAATAATATTTTCTATGAGAACCGCGTTAACGGCAGGTCTGCTCAATCGAATGGGATCGCATTCACGTCGATGACCGGGACTGGTATCACGATCAAAAGCAACCTCTCCTATGCGAGTGGGTCTGGTGGGGCGATTTTTCTCGGCCCTGGGGCGACCGAAGGGGTCCATTACACGCAATCCGACAATATCGTGAATGTAAGTACACCGGCATTCGTCAATGCTCCAGCCACGCTTCCGGCGTCGCCGAATTTCGCCCTAACCGAACGAAGCCCGGCCATCGATGCAGGCGGGTCTCTCGCTATGACTAGCATTGCGGTCAACGGCATTCAGCGGCCCCAAGGAGCTACGTATGATATTGGTGCCTATGAATACGACCCTGCTGGAGACGGTCGACCTCCTCGTGCGCCAACGACACTCAGAGCTAACTGA
- a CDS encoding IS3 family transposase (programmed frameshift), with translation MKRTRRNDGGTFKAQVALTAVKGDKTLVELAEPFRVHPTQITEWKQQLLARAADVFGGAKAPSEAPDLKTLHAKIGQLTLEHDLLRRGAHQGGRAERTAMIDPSHTLPVVRSCQLLGLSRSTAYYRPRPVSDTTLVLMRRINELHLQYPFAGARMLRDLLRQEGHAIGRRQVATLMRRMGIMAVYGKPRTSQRHPAHRIYPYLLHQLPITQPNHVWASDITYIPMQRGFLYLCAILDWASRRVLAWRLSNTLTTDFCLEAVTRYGCPEIFNTDQGCQFTSQAFTGLLKDYGIQISMDGTGRWRDTVFVERLWRSRKYEEVSLHAYETVSDAQQRVGRYMTFYNQLRPHRARDGRTPDRVYWENLPARPTAA, from the exons ATGAAACGAACGAGGCGGAATGACGGCGGGACCTTTAAGGCGCAGGTGGCGTTGACCGCCGTCAAGGGCGACAAGACCTTGGTCGAATTGGCTGAGCCATTCCGCGTCCACCCCACCCAGATCACCGAATGGAAGCAGCAATTGTTGGCGCGGGCAGCCGACGTCTTTGGCGGGGCGAAGGCGCCGTCGGAGGCGCCGGATCTCAAGACGCTGCACGCCAAGATCGGGCAACTGACCCTGGAGCATGATT TGTTGAGAAGGGGCGCTCATCAAGGCGGGCGTGCTGAGCGCACAGCGATGATTGATCCCTCGCACACATTGCCCGTGGTCCGATCGTGTCAGCTCCTCGGGCTGTCTCGGTCGACGGCCTACTATCGGCCGAGACCGGTCTCTGACACCACACTGGTGCTCATGCGCCGGATTAATGAGCTCCATCTGCAGTATCCGTTTGCCGGTGCCCGCATGCTGCGTGATCTCTTACGGCAAGAGGGCCACGCCATTGGGCGGCGGCAGGTGGCCACGCTCATGCGTCGCATGGGAATCATGGCCGTGTACGGCAAGCCCCGCACCAGTCAACGGCATCCCGCCCACCGGATCTATCCCTACCTGCTGCACCAGCTGCCCATCACACAGCCGAACCATGTCTGGGCGTCGGATATCACCTATATTCCGATGCAGCGCGGCTTTCTGTATCTCTGTGCCATCCTGGACTGGGCGAGTCGCCGAGTGTTGGCGTGGCGGCTCTCCAACACGTTGACCACCGATTTCTGCCTGGAGGCGGTCACCCGATATGGCTGCCCAGAGATCTTCAACACGGATCAAGGGTGTCAGTTCACCAGCCAGGCGTTCACGGGACTCCTGAAAGACTATGGCATTCAGATCAGTATGGATGGGACCGGGCGCTGGCGGGATACCGTCTTCGTCGAACGGTTGTGGCGGAGTCGCAAGTATGAAGAGGTCTCTCTCCATGCCTATGAGACTGTCTCCGACGCCCAACAGAGGGTGGGGCGCTACATGACCTTCTACAATCAGCTCAGGCCGCATCGCGCGCGTGACGGACGCACGCCCGATCGCGTGTACTGGGAGAACCTGCCTGCACGGCCCACTGCCGCGTAG
- a CDS encoding antitoxin MazE family protein, translating into MSTDTHLTPKEKQNRYRRRLRRKGLRPVQIWVPDTRAEGFAGECRRQARLTARSVQEKSALDFISEIADWDNA; encoded by the coding sequence ATGTCTACCGATACTCACCTGACTCCGAAGGAAAAGCAGAACCGCTACCGCCGGCGTTTAAGGCGTAAGGGACTGCGTCCGGTACAGATCTGGGTGCCTGATACGCGTGCCGAAGGGTTCGCCGGCGAATGCCGACGACAGGCTCGGCTAACTGCTCGTTCGGTGCAGGAAAAGTCTGCTCTCGACTTCATCTCGGAGATCGCCGATTGGGACAACGCATAG
- a CDS encoding transposase, whose amino-acid sequence MQGYNCQAAVDATAQIIVAADVTDEANDKQKAQPLLTQVLVNTEQVPRTVSMDAGYFSEANVTASMALGCWPLIPPDRQLHSQAVPMASRGRPPAGLSVADRMRRTLRTRRGRRGYARRKAIVEPVFGQITQGRGYRQFLLRGMPQVRGEWALICTTHNVLKLWRALAHRPRGPGHRLRTLSGSRKANRRRPR is encoded by the coding sequence GTGCAAGGGTATAACTGTCAAGCGGCCGTCGATGCGACCGCGCAGATCATCGTCGCCGCTGACGTCACCGATGAAGCGAATGACAAGCAGAAAGCCCAGCCGCTGCTGACCCAGGTCCTCGTCAATACCGAGCAGGTGCCCCGGACCGTGAGCATGGACGCAGGGTATTTCAGCGAGGCGAACGTCACGGCCAGCATGGCCCTGGGCTGCTGGCCCCTCATCCCACCGGACCGCCAGCTTCACAGCCAGGCCGTGCCGATGGCTTCCCGTGGACGGCCGCCAGCGGGACTGTCGGTGGCCGATCGCATGCGCCGTACGCTCCGCACGAGGCGCGGACGACGGGGCTACGCCCGGCGCAAAGCGATCGTCGAGCCGGTGTTCGGTCAGATCACGCAGGGCCGTGGCTATCGACAATTCCTGTTGCGCGGGATGCCGCAAGTGCGGGGTGAATGGGCGCTCATCTGTACCACGCATAATGTCCTGAAACTCTGGCGGGCCCTCGCTCATCGGCCCCGAGGTCCCGGACACCGCCTGCGCACGCTGAGCGGCAGCCGGAAGGCGAACCGAAGGAGACCGAGATAG